In one Nicotiana sylvestris chromosome 8, ASM39365v2, whole genome shotgun sequence genomic region, the following are encoded:
- the LOC104241648 gene encoding beta-amylase 3, chloroplastic-like: MTLAVHSSTSFINIKETKGIKTPDDFLGMVSFAQTKPSCLLITKSSMQEAHLSHERVIGNPIEGRKNEKREKLHVLTTTHSNNSTAVPVFVMLPLDTVTMGGKLNKPRLMNASLIALRSAGVEGVMVDAWWGLVEKDGPHKYNWEGYAELVKMCKEHGLKLQVVMSFHQCGGNVGDSCSIPLPPWVLEDIGKNPDLVYTDRSGRRNPEYISLGCDMLPVLNGRTPIQVYADYMRSFRERFNDYLGDVIVEIQVGLGPCGELRYPSYPESNGTWRFPGIGEFQNYDKYMRASLAASAKAAGKDDWGQGGPHDSGKYNQFPEDTGFFQNDGTWNSEYGKFFLEWYSGKLLEHGDRILGAAESIYQGTGAKLSGKVAGIHWHYNTRSHAAELTAGYYNTRDTNGYLPIARMFGKHHVVFNFTCMEMRDGEQPQSANCSPEGLVRQVKKATRTSEVELAGENALERYDGGAYSQVLATSRSDSGNALSAFTFLRMNKRLFEPENWQNLGQFVKSMSEGGRNARRPECDSSRADLYVGFIKKTHSMKVQEIALV, translated from the exons atgactTTAGCAGTTCATTCTTCAACTTCTTTTATCAATATAAAAGAAACCAAAGGTATTAAAACACCTGATGATTTCTTAGGCATGGTTTCGTTTGCACAAACGAAGCCATCTTGCCTTCTCATAACAAAGAGTTCCATGCAAGAAGCTCACCTCTCTCATGAGAGAGTTATCGGTAATCCCATAGAAGGgaggaaaaatgagaaaagagaaaaacttcaTGTGCTAACAACTACTCACAGCAATAACAGTACAGCAGTACCTGTTTTTGTGATGCTGCCACTTGATACCGTAACCATGGGAGGGAAATTGAACAAGCCGCGATTGATGAATGCGAGTTTGATTGCCTTGAGAAGTGCTGGAGTTGAAGGAGTAATGGTGGATGCTTGGTGGGGTTTGGTTGAAAAAGATGGACCCCATAAGTATAACTGGGAAGGTTATGCTGAGCTTGTCAAGATGTGTAAAGAACATGGCTTGAAACTTCAAGTTGTCATGTCTTTTCACCAGTGTGGTGGAAATGTTGGAGACTCTTGCAG TATTCCCCTACCTCCGTGGGTACTTGAAGATATCGGGAAGAATCCAGATCTCGTCTACACAGATAGATCAGGCAGGAGAAATCCAGAGTATATTTCCTTAGGTTGTGATATGTTACCAGTACTCAATGGAAGGACACCCATTCAGGTATACGCTGACTATATGAGGAGCTTCAGAGAAAGATTCAACGATTACTTGGGAGATGTCATAGTG GAGATTCAAGTGGGATTGGGTCCGTGTGGGGAGCTAAGATATCCATCCTATCCGGAAAGCAATGGTACTTGGAGATTTCCTGGAATTGGAGAATTCCAGAACTATGACAAG TACATGAGAGCTTCATTGGCAGCATCTGCCAAGGCGGCAGGAAAGGATGACTGGGGCCAGGGAGGGCCTCATGACTCAGGAAAGTACAACCAATTTCCTGAGGATACTGGATTTTTCCAAAATGATGGAACATGGAACAGTGAATATGGAAAATTCTTCCTAGAGTGGTATTCAGGAAAGCTACTGGAGCATGGCGACAGGATCCTAGGAGCAGCAGAAAGTATATACCAAGGAACTGGGGCTAAACTATCTGGAAAGGTAGCTGGGATTCATTGGCATTACAATACTAGATCACATGCTGCAGAGCTAACAGCAGGATACTACAATACGAGAGACACAAATGGGTATCTACCTATTGCACGTATGTTCGGGAAACATCATGTTGTATTTAACTTTACATGTATGGAAATGAGGGATGGTGAACAGCCCCAGAGTGCAAATTGCTCACCAGAAGGCTTAGTTCGACAAGTAAAAAAAGCAACTAGAACTTCTGAAGTAGAACTTGCTGGAGAAAATGCTCTAGAGAGGTATGATGGTGGAGCATATTCTCAAGTTTTGGCAACAAGCAGGTCAGATTCTGGAAATGCATTGAGCGCATTTACATTCCTAAGAATGAACAAACGCTTGTTTGAGCCAGAAAATTGGCAGAATTTAGGGCAATTCGTGAAAAGCATGTCAGAAGGAGGCCGAAATGCTAGACGTCCAGAGTGTGACTCAAGCAGGGCAGACCTCTATGTAGGATTTATCAAAAAGACTCATTCTATGAAAGTTCAAGAGATAGCACTAGTGTAA